A stretch of Saccharothrix texasensis DNA encodes these proteins:
- a CDS encoding helix-turn-helix domain-containing protein — protein sequence MTEATELASAAGDQDPRVGLRAVSALRRLLETLEAVQVRNARARGWSWQEIAAELGVTRQAVHKKHGGHR from the coding sequence ATGACGGAAGCGACGGAGCTCGCCTCGGCGGCGGGCGACCAGGACCCCAGGGTCGGGCTGCGAGCGGTGAGCGCGCTGCGCCGGCTGCTGGAAACACTCGAAGCCGTGCAGGTGCGCAACGCCCGTGCCCGCGGCTGGTCATGGCAGGAGATCGCGGCCGAGCTGGGTGTCACCCGGCAGGCCGTCCACAAGAAGCACGGGGGACACCGATGA
- a CDS encoding Clp protease N-terminal domain-containing protein, with translation MIGERFTRAARQAVHEAVVQAERLDAPEIGPEHLALALLDSPVLAEFDLARDEVVDAFAAARRKGGLSDADTEALRRLGIDVDQIVASVERSHGEGALAGSPTRRRRRFFGNHLPFTAAAKKTLERSLVEARDLGHHSLREEHMLLALLAEHGLVAEVLGARGVNYVEVRKRVARSPR, from the coding sequence ATGATCGGGGAACGGTTCACCAGGGCCGCCCGCCAAGCCGTCCACGAGGCCGTCGTGCAGGCCGAACGGCTCGACGCGCCGGAGATCGGACCCGAGCACCTGGCGCTCGCGCTGCTCGACTCGCCGGTCCTGGCCGAGTTCGACCTGGCGCGGGACGAGGTGGTCGACGCGTTCGCCGCCGCCCGCCGCAAGGGTGGGCTCAGCGACGCCGACACCGAGGCGTTGCGGCGGCTCGGCATCGACGTCGACCAGATCGTGGCGTCGGTCGAGCGCAGCCACGGCGAAGGCGCGCTGGCCGGATCGCCGACCCGCCGCCGGCGGCGGTTCTTCGGCAACCACCTGCCGTTCACGGCGGCGGCGAAGAAGACGTTGGAGCGCAGCCTGGTCGAAGCCCGCGACCTCGGCCACCACTCGCTGCGCGAGGAGCACATGCTGCTCGCGCTGCTGGCGGAACACGGGTTGGTGGCCGAGGTGCTGGGGGCGCGCGGCGTGAACTACGTCGAGGTCAGGAAGCGGGTCGCTCGCTCACCCAGGTGA
- a CDS encoding YczE/YyaS/YitT family protein, whose product MLAALTQVPVTVSPVRRLPQLLVGLWLYGASMALQIRATLGLDPWDVLHEGLTKITGLSFGLITALVGVVVLLCWIPLRQRPGVGTVSNVVVIGLAVDVTLFLLPNPTDLLPRILFLTAGIVLNGLAAAVYIGARLGPGPRDGLTTGFCARTGTSLRLVRTVVEVAVLGIGWLLGGTIGIGTVLYAFAIGPLTQLFLPLVTWVSERPAS is encoded by the coding sequence ATGCTCGCCGCACTCACCCAGGTCCCGGTCACCGTCTCGCCCGTTCGCCGCCTCCCCCAGCTGCTGGTGGGGCTGTGGCTCTACGGCGCGAGCATGGCGCTGCAGATCCGCGCCACCCTCGGCCTCGACCCGTGGGACGTGCTGCACGAGGGCCTCACCAAGATCACCGGTCTGTCGTTCGGCCTGATCACGGCCCTCGTGGGGGTCGTGGTCCTGCTCTGCTGGATCCCGCTCAGGCAGAGACCCGGGGTCGGCACGGTCAGCAACGTGGTCGTCATCGGCCTGGCGGTGGACGTGACGCTGTTCCTGCTGCCGAACCCGACCGACCTGCTGCCGCGCATCCTGTTCCTCACCGCCGGCATCGTGCTGAACGGCCTGGCCGCCGCCGTCTACATCGGCGCCCGCCTCGGCCCCGGCCCGCGCGACGGCCTGACGACCGGGTTCTGCGCGCGGACCGGGACCTCGTTGCGCCTGGTGCGCACGGTGGTGGAGGTGGCCGTGCTCGGCATCGGCTGGCTGCTCGGCGGCACGATCGGCATCGGGACCGTCCTGTACGCCTTCGCCATCGGCCCGTTGACCCAGCTGTTCCTCCCGCTGGTCACCTGGGTGAGCGAGCGACCCGCTTCCTGA
- a CDS encoding PLP-dependent aminotransferase family protein: MTSDVPPGGRISGFRLARLLGEWRRRGARHGSADLAAAIRMLVLDGRLPAGTRLPAERELAEVLPVSRTMITAALDQLRSEGLVASRRGAGSWISLPTGTLGVVPDTPLVGHSMVDFARAAPPALPGVLAAFDQVRRYLPDHLADHGYYEHGVPQLRERIADRYTARGLPTSPDQIVVTSGAQHALALTLRLFTGPGDRVLVEQPSYPNALDAIKAVSAIPVPVAMTDTGWDLPGIAAALRQAAPRMAYVVVDFHNPTAHRLDAAGRAELADTARRARTPLVVDETVAELDLDGDPLSGPPPLAKFADDLVVTLGSASKSHWGGLRIGWIRASAEVVHRLISTRTALDLGSAVVDQLVLAELLADPEPALRERRAQLAAQRDVLMEGLREHCPTWRFRRPAGGLSVWCELDAPVSTRIAVVAQNHGIRLAPGSRFGVHGGFERWLRLPFVQSPDVLRDAVRRLGLVAASVTGHAVLADADLAVPVA; the protein is encoded by the coding sequence ATGACCTCCGATGTCCCACCAGGTGGACGCATATCCGGCTTCCGCCTGGCCAGACTGCTCGGCGAGTGGCGGCGCCGTGGCGCACGTCACGGCTCGGCGGACCTGGCCGCGGCGATCCGGATGCTGGTGCTGGACGGCCGGTTGCCCGCGGGCACCCGCCTGCCCGCGGAACGGGAGCTGGCCGAGGTGCTGCCGGTGAGCCGCACCATGATCACGGCGGCGTTGGACCAGCTGCGGTCGGAGGGGCTGGTCGCGAGCCGGCGCGGCGCGGGGTCGTGGATCAGCCTGCCGACGGGCACGTTGGGCGTCGTGCCGGACACGCCGCTGGTGGGGCACAGCATGGTCGACTTCGCGCGGGCCGCGCCGCCGGCGCTGCCGGGCGTGCTGGCGGCGTTCGACCAGGTCCGGCGCTACCTGCCGGACCACCTCGCGGACCACGGGTACTACGAGCACGGGGTGCCGCAGCTGCGGGAGCGCATCGCCGACCGGTACACGGCGCGAGGCCTGCCGACGTCACCCGACCAGATCGTGGTGACCAGCGGCGCGCAGCACGCGTTGGCGCTGACCCTGCGCCTGTTCACCGGTCCGGGTGACCGGGTGCTGGTGGAGCAGCCGAGCTACCCGAACGCGCTGGACGCGATCAAGGCCGTCTCCGCCATCCCGGTGCCGGTCGCGATGACCGACACCGGCTGGGACCTGCCCGGGATCGCCGCCGCCCTCCGCCAAGCCGCACCGCGCATGGCCTACGTCGTGGTGGACTTCCACAACCCCACCGCCCACCGCCTGGACGCCGCGGGCCGCGCCGAACTGGCCGACACCGCCCGCCGCGCCCGCACCCCGCTGGTGGTGGACGAGACGGTCGCCGAACTGGACCTCGACGGCGACCCGCTGTCCGGCCCGCCCCCGTTGGCGAAGTTCGCGGACGACCTGGTCGTGACCCTGGGCTCGGCCAGCAAGTCCCACTGGGGTGGCCTGCGGATCGGCTGGATCCGCGCGTCGGCCGAGGTGGTCCACCGCCTGATCTCCACCCGCACCGCCCTCGACCTCGGCTCGGCCGTGGTCGATCAGCTGGTGCTGGCCGAGTTGCTGGCCGATCCGGAGCCGGCGCTGCGCGAGCGGCGCGCCCAGCTGGCGGCGCAGCGCGACGTGCTCATGGAGGGCCTGCGCGAGCACTGCCCGACCTGGCGTTTCCGGCGGCCGGCGGGCGGGCTCAGCGTGTGGTGCGAACTGGACGCGCCGGTGAGCACGCGCATCGCCGTCGTGGCCCAGAACCACGGCATCCGGCTGGCCCCGGGCTCGCGCTTCGGCGTCCACGGCGGCTTCGAGCGCTGGCTGCGCCTGCCGTTCGTGCAGTCACCGGACGTCCTGCGCGACGCCGTCCGCCGCTTGGGCCTGGTCGCCGCGTCCGTCACGGGCCACGCGGTGCTCGCCGACGCCGACCTCGCCGTGCCGGTCGCCTAG
- a CDS encoding RNA polymerase sigma factor translates to MHDRDNTELLFRAGCGDAAAWHEIVRRYARLVWAVPRSHRLGPEDAADVCQATWLALAENLARIRRPERLGAWLVTTTRRETLTVLRLRGREVPLEVWEAADDGPTTEDRALARDTGLWRAYATLTDRCREILRLAAFAPELSFTQVAEAVGIPVNSLGATRGRCLAVLRRRLGAEASR, encoded by the coding sequence ATGCACGATCGGGACAACACTGAGCTGCTCTTCCGCGCCGGCTGCGGCGACGCCGCCGCGTGGCACGAGATCGTCCGCCGGTACGCGCGCCTGGTGTGGGCCGTGCCGCGCTCGCACCGGCTGGGCCCGGAGGACGCGGCCGACGTCTGCCAAGCCACCTGGCTCGCCCTGGCCGAGAACCTCGCCCGCATCCGCCGCCCCGAGCGGCTGGGCGCGTGGCTGGTCACGACCACCCGGCGCGAGACGCTGACCGTGCTGCGGCTGCGCGGTCGGGAGGTGCCGCTGGAGGTGTGGGAAGCGGCCGACGACGGGCCGACGACGGAGGACCGCGCGCTGGCCCGGGACACCGGGTTGTGGCGGGCGTACGCGACCCTGACCGACCGCTGCCGGGAGATCCTGCGCCTGGCGGCGTTCGCGCCGGAGCTGTCGTTCACGCAGGTCGCCGAAGCGGTCGGGATCCCGGTCAACAGCCTGGGCGCCACCCGCGGCCGGTGCCTGGCCGTGCTGCGCCGCCGCCTCGGCGCGGAGGCGTCGCGGTGA
- a CDS encoding FtsX-like permease family protein, which translates to MRWAADLVLGIRLAVGGSRTSWARLALTAAGVGLGVTVLLLAASIGPAREAKAQRVHSASVHPVGSAPVGSAAGDAKLKARHVGVSWQGRRITGVELAATAPDAPAPPGVGRVPGPGELVVSPELLDLMRTEDSVRARFPESVIGVIADAGLPRPKSLIFYAGLPEAHLDGAYPATGFGSDQPPATLPPIYRLLMVAAISALLVPLGIFVLVATRLGATGRAQRLAAIRLVGASRTQIRWIASGETLTGAVLGLFVGVALFFAARPLARFIEVEGVGFFPTDLLPDPLLGALIALGVPVVAVLSALFALRTEDVGPLGLSRAVELPRHRAWWRFGLIGAGAALITAISAIGSYWQVMTDTRFAVALGIGIALVLAGTGAVLPWLVGEVAHRVEPEGVAPLLALRTLRFDAGTPRVLSGVVVVLTGSLTLQVLLGVAAQLTASPPSDTPDRWVLDLPQHSSVRSLEEAIALVGGVRQVSEVRLHTIEGAGGGVVTSTDCVEIAERLDVADCVTGSAYLAGWVAKSEPKAGDEVRVNGRDWVVPPYRKVSGDLFGLVVAGGADPVLASTPPTELVVRGDPDESFGDRLLAATGRADRGVTLRRQSEAGQVELYSSLRSGVIGGSVLLTLLAVIGLAAAAVDQVFERRRPTAVLVANGVPPKVLAVSALWQSAIPAALGIGLAVPIGLGTAWLVAPSGRFRVDWTEIATTVTAAAVVVLVVSLCTVPALRSAIRPAVLRTE; encoded by the coding sequence ATGAGGTGGGCCGCCGACCTGGTCCTCGGCATCCGGCTGGCCGTCGGGGGCAGCCGGACGTCGTGGGCCAGGTTGGCGCTCACCGCCGCCGGCGTCGGCCTCGGCGTCACCGTGCTGCTGCTCGCCGCCTCGATCGGTCCCGCGCGGGAGGCCAAGGCGCAACGCGTCCACTCCGCCTCCGTCCACCCGGTCGGGTCCGCCCCGGTCGGCTCGGCGGCGGGGGACGCGAAGCTGAAAGCCCGCCACGTCGGCGTTTCCTGGCAGGGCCGCCGCATCACCGGCGTGGAACTCGCCGCCACCGCGCCCGACGCGCCCGCGCCGCCCGGCGTCGGCCGCGTCCCGGGACCGGGCGAGCTGGTCGTCTCACCCGAGCTGCTCGACCTGATGCGCACCGAAGACTCGGTCCGCGCCCGGTTCCCGGAGAGCGTGATCGGCGTGATCGCCGACGCGGGCCTGCCGAGACCGAAGTCGCTGATCTTCTACGCGGGCCTGCCCGAGGCCCACCTCGACGGCGCCTACCCGGCCACCGGCTTCGGCAGCGACCAGCCGCCCGCCACCCTGCCGCCGATCTACCGGCTGCTGATGGTCGCCGCGATCAGCGCCCTGCTCGTGCCGCTCGGCATCTTCGTCCTGGTCGCCACCCGCCTCGGCGCGACCGGCCGGGCGCAGCGCCTGGCCGCGATCCGGCTGGTCGGCGCGTCGCGCACGCAGATCCGCTGGATCGCGAGCGGCGAGACGTTGACCGGCGCGGTGCTCGGGCTGTTCGTCGGCGTGGCGCTGTTCTTCGCCGCCCGGCCGCTGGCCCGGTTCATCGAGGTCGAGGGAGTCGGCTTCTTCCCGACCGACCTGCTGCCCGACCCGCTGCTCGGCGCGCTGATCGCGCTGGGCGTGCCGGTGGTGGCCGTGCTGTCGGCGCTGTTCGCCCTGCGCACGGAGGACGTCGGCCCGCTCGGCCTGTCCCGCGCCGTCGAACTGCCCCGGCACCGCGCGTGGTGGCGGTTCGGGCTCATCGGCGCGGGCGCCGCGCTGATCACGGCGATCTCGGCGATCGGCAGCTACTGGCAGGTCATGACCGACACCCGGTTCGCCGTCGCGCTCGGCATCGGCATCGCGCTGGTCCTCGCGGGCACGGGCGCGGTGCTGCCCTGGCTCGTCGGCGAGGTCGCCCACCGGGTCGAACCGGAGGGCGTCGCGCCGCTGCTCGCCCTGCGGACCCTCCGCTTCGACGCGGGCACGCCACGCGTGCTGTCCGGCGTGGTCGTGGTGCTGACCGGCTCGTTGACGTTGCAGGTCCTGCTCGGCGTGGCGGCCCAGCTCACCGCCTCGCCCCCGTCGGACACCCCGGACCGGTGGGTGCTCGACCTGCCGCAGCACTCCTCGGTGCGGTCGCTGGAGGAGGCGATCGCGCTGGTCGGCGGCGTGCGCCAGGTCAGCGAGGTGCGCCTGCACACGATCGAGGGCGCCGGCGGTGGTGTCGTCACCAGCACCGACTGCGTCGAGATCGCCGAGCGCCTCGACGTGGCGGACTGCGTGACCGGCTCCGCGTACCTGGCGGGGTGGGTGGCGAAGTCGGAGCCGAAGGCCGGCGACGAGGTCAGGGTCAACGGGCGGGACTGGGTCGTGCCGCCGTACCGGAAGGTCAGCGGCGACCTCTTCGGGCTCGTCGTGGCGGGAGGCGCCGATCCCGTGCTCGCCTCGACGCCGCCGACCGAGCTGGTCGTGCGCGGCGACCCGGACGAGTCGTTCGGCGACCGCCTGCTGGCCGCCACCGGCCGCGCCGACCGGGGCGTCACGCTGCGCCGCCAGTCCGAGGCCGGGCAGGTCGAGCTGTACTCGTCCCTGCGCAGCGGCGTCATCGGCGGCTCGGTGCTGCTCACCCTGCTGGCCGTGATCGGGCTCGCGGCGGCGGCCGTCGACCAGGTCTTCGAACGCCGCCGCCCCACCGCGGTGCTGGTCGCGAACGGCGTGCCGCCGAAGGTCCTCGCGGTGTCCGCGCTGTGGCAGTCGGCGATCCCCGCGGCGCTCGGCATCGGCCTGGCCGTCCCGATCGGCCTCGGCACGGCGTGGCTCGTCGCGCCGTCCGGGCGGTTCCGGGTCGACTGGACCGAGATCGCCACCACCGTCACCGCCGCGGCGGTCGTCGTGCTCGTGGTGTCGCTGTGCACGGTGCCCGCGCTGCGCTCGGCGATCCGCCCGGCCGTCCTGCGAACCGAGTAG
- a CDS encoding FtsX-like permease family protein, with translation MRLWFADLALGVRLALGGGRTSWVRLALTGAGIGLGVAVLLAASSVTTVLTERAERQSAAGPVVDENASRGQASGDVLHMTFWNTDYRGVAITGNFVRGTGPGAPVPPGVSRVPGDGEIFVSPALAELLAGPDGELLRARFPQQVVGTIAQGGLIAPHDLKFYAGDASVGHDGENAIIGFGGEVTDRELEPVLILLIMVGSVALLFPVLVFVGITTRLAGAERDRRLAALRLVGAGSQRVRRIAAGEALLGAFVGLAVGAALFSTARQFVEEIQLLGISVFVDDLTPWPPLAVLIAVLVPVMAVLTSVIAMRRTVVEPLGVVRRTKPVRRVLWWRVVPIALGVAALLTQAGAFGGEVVQGSDVLVIGGVILLLLGIPVLLPWVVERAVGRLRGGAPSWQLAIRRLQLESGTAARVVGGVAVVLAGGIALQSVLASTQTRIVDRPTPEADKGRIVVSLQDSPPDATDRTADLLARSAGVQRALPMRTVTFQTGPNEFHMATVGSCEALRTQAALPGCRDGDTFYVDPGSSRGSDRPKLEPGQEVSVLLYSDSGEQEGPKWTVPAFTEVARPDDTSMYRYGLLVTPAAARDLPVDPDNASVLVQVDPDRPDIAEHVRNALAPMTWRAYTSYFGEVDVTERVKEFESIRQALLAGSLVTLLLAGASLLVLALEQVRERRRPLAVLAASGVPRGALSRSLLWQNAVPLLLALVVAVGVGGGLAVLLLRIISAPIVLDWAGIGLLSGASALLVVIVTLLSLPSLRRATGALGLRSE, from the coding sequence GTGAGGCTCTGGTTCGCCGACCTCGCGCTCGGCGTCCGGCTGGCGCTCGGCGGCGGGCGCACGTCGTGGGTGCGGCTGGCGCTGACCGGCGCGGGCATCGGCCTCGGCGTGGCCGTGCTGCTGGCCGCGTCGTCGGTGACGACGGTGCTCACCGAACGCGCGGAGCGGCAGTCCGCGGCCGGGCCCGTCGTCGACGAGAACGCGTCGCGCGGGCAGGCGTCGGGCGACGTGCTCCACATGACGTTCTGGAACACCGACTACCGCGGCGTGGCGATCACCGGGAACTTCGTGCGCGGCACCGGGCCGGGCGCGCCGGTGCCGCCGGGCGTGTCGAGGGTGCCCGGCGACGGCGAGATCTTCGTCTCGCCCGCCTTGGCGGAACTGCTGGCCGGGCCGGACGGCGAGCTGCTGCGGGCGCGGTTCCCGCAGCAGGTGGTCGGCACCATCGCCCAGGGCGGCTTGATCGCCCCGCACGACCTGAAGTTCTACGCGGGCGACGCGTCCGTCGGGCACGACGGCGAGAACGCCATCATCGGCTTCGGCGGCGAGGTCACCGACCGCGAGCTCGAACCGGTGCTGATCCTGCTGATCATGGTCGGGTCGGTCGCGCTGCTGTTCCCGGTGCTGGTGTTCGTCGGCATCACCACCCGCTTGGCGGGCGCCGAGCGGGACCGCAGGCTGGCGGCGTTGCGACTGGTCGGCGCGGGCTCGCAGCGGGTGCGCCGGATCGCGGCCGGCGAGGCGCTGCTCGGCGCGTTCGTCGGGCTGGCGGTCGGCGCGGCGCTGTTCTCCACCGCGCGGCAGTTCGTCGAGGAGATCCAGCTCCTGGGGATCAGCGTGTTCGTCGACGACCTGACGCCGTGGCCGCCGCTGGCGGTGCTGATCGCGGTGCTGGTGCCCGTCATGGCGGTGCTGACGTCGGTGATCGCCATGCGCCGCACGGTGGTCGAGCCGCTGGGCGTGGTGCGCCGCACGAAGCCGGTGCGGCGGGTGCTCTGGTGGCGCGTGGTGCCGATCGCCCTCGGCGTGGCCGCGCTGCTCACCCAGGCGGGCGCGTTCGGCGGTGAGGTGGTCCAGGGGTCCGACGTGCTCGTGATCGGCGGGGTCATCCTGCTCCTGCTGGGCATCCCGGTGCTGCTGCCGTGGGTGGTGGAACGCGCGGTCGGCCGGCTGCGCGGTGGCGCGCCGTCGTGGCAGCTGGCGATCCGCAGGCTGCAACTGGAGAGCGGCACGGCGGCGCGCGTGGTCGGCGGGGTGGCCGTGGTCCTGGCGGGCGGGATCGCCCTGCAGTCCGTGCTGGCCAGCACGCAGACCAGGATCGTGGACCGGCCGACCCCGGAGGCGGACAAGGGCCGCATCGTGGTCAGCCTCCAGGACTCGCCGCCCGACGCGACCGATCGCACCGCGGACCTGCTGGCCCGGTCGGCGGGCGTGCAGCGCGCGCTCCCGATGCGGACCGTGACGTTCCAGACGGGCCCGAACGAGTTCCACATGGCGACGGTCGGCAGCTGCGAGGCGCTGCGGACGCAGGCGGCGCTGCCGGGCTGCCGGGACGGCGACACCTTCTACGTCGACCCCGGCTCCTCACGCGGCTCCGACCGCCCGAAGCTCGAGCCGGGGCAGGAGGTCTCGGTGCTCCTGTACTCCGACAGCGGTGAGCAGGAGGGACCGAAGTGGACGGTCCCCGCGTTCACCGAGGTCGCCCGGCCCGACGACACGTCCATGTACCGGTACGGCCTGCTGGTCACGCCGGCGGCGGCGCGGGACCTGCCCGTCGACCCCGACAACGCCAGCGTGCTGGTGCAGGTGGACCCGGACCGGCCGGACATCGCCGAGCACGTCCGCAACGCCCTGGCCCCGATGACGTGGCGCGCCTACACGTCCTACTTCGGCGAGGTCGACGTGACCGAACGGGTCAAGGAGTTCGAGAGCATCCGGCAGGCGCTGCTGGCCGGTTCGCTGGTCACGCTGCTGCTGGCGGGCGCGAGCCTGCTCGTGCTGGCGCTGGAGCAGGTCCGCGAGCGCAGGCGGCCGCTGGCCGTGCTGGCGGCGAGCGGTGTGCCGCGCGGCGCGCTGAGCCGCTCCCTGCTCTGGCAGAACGCCGTGCCGCTGCTCCTGGCGCTCGTCGTGGCCGTGGGCGTGGGCGGCGGCCTGGCGGTCCTGCTGCTGCGGATCATCTCCGCGCCGATCGTGCTCGACTGGGCCGGGATCGGGCTGCTCAGCGGCGCGTCCGCGCTGCTGGTCGTGATCGTGACGCTGCTGTCGCTGCCGTCCCTGCGACGGGCCACCGGCGCCCTCGGCCTGCGTTCCGAGTAG
- a CDS encoding ABC transporter ATP-binding protein translates to MGDAPDGTDRTRVLLEAVDLHKSFGPTPALDGAGLTVRAGEVVAVMGPSGSGKSTLLHCLAGILTPDRGTVRYRDVELSAMGDGARSELRRTDFGFVFQFGQLVPELTCLENVALPLRLGSVKRKEAESRAREWLDRLEVADVADKRPGETSGGQGQRVAVARALVTGPRVVFADEPTGALDSLNGERVMQLLVTAAKETNAAVVLVTHEARVAAYSDREVVVRDGKSREMEPVR, encoded by the coding sequence ATCGGCGACGCGCCCGACGGCACGGACCGGACCCGCGTGCTGCTGGAGGCCGTCGACCTGCACAAGTCGTTCGGCCCCACGCCCGCGTTGGACGGCGCCGGCCTGACGGTGCGCGCGGGCGAGGTGGTGGCCGTGATGGGGCCGTCCGGCTCCGGCAAGTCCACCCTGCTGCACTGCCTGGCCGGCATCCTCACGCCGGACCGGGGCACGGTCCGCTACCGCGACGTGGAGCTGAGCGCGATGGGCGACGGCGCGCGCAGCGAGCTGCGGCGCACCGACTTCGGCTTCGTGTTCCAGTTCGGCCAGCTGGTGCCGGAGCTGACCTGCCTGGAGAACGTGGCGCTGCCCCTGCGACTGGGTTCGGTGAAGCGCAAGGAGGCCGAGTCGCGGGCCCGCGAGTGGCTGGACCGGCTGGAGGTCGCCGACGTCGCGGACAAGCGCCCCGGCGAGACGTCCGGCGGCCAGGGCCAGCGGGTCGCCGTCGCGCGCGCCCTCGTCACGGGACCCCGCGTGGTGTTCGCCGACGAGCCGACCGGCGCGCTCGACTCGCTCAACGGCGAGCGCGTGATGCAGCTGCTGGTCACCGCGGCGAAGGAGACCAACGCGGCCGTGGTGCTGGTGACGCACGAGGCGCGGGTGGCGGCCTACTCCGACCGCGAGGTCGTGGTGCGCGACGGCAAGTCCCGCGAGATGGAGCCGGTCAGGTGA
- a CDS encoding PadR family transcriptional regulator: MSIGHTLLGLLEKGPRHGYDLKKAYDERFGQDRPLHYGQVYTTLSRLLRNGLVEEAGVESGDGPERKRYAITDAGVTDVEHWLGTPEKPEPYLQNTLYTKVVLALLSGRSADDVLDAQRAAHLATMRDLTKRKAGGDLADQLICDHALFHLEADLRWLELTAARLGRLKTAVTK, from the coding sequence ATGTCGATCGGACACACCTTGCTGGGACTGCTCGAAAAAGGTCCGCGGCACGGCTACGACCTGAAGAAGGCCTACGACGAGCGCTTCGGCCAAGACCGGCCGCTGCACTACGGGCAGGTGTACACCACGCTGTCGCGCCTGCTCCGCAACGGCCTGGTCGAAGAGGCGGGCGTCGAGTCCGGCGACGGCCCGGAGCGCAAGCGGTACGCCATCACCGACGCCGGCGTGACCGACGTCGAGCACTGGCTGGGCACGCCCGAGAAGCCGGAGCCCTACCTGCAGAACACGCTCTACACGAAGGTCGTGCTGGCGCTGCTGTCCGGTCGCAGCGCGGACGACGTGCTCGACGCGCAGCGCGCCGCCCACCTGGCCACGATGCGCGACCTGACCAAGCGCAAGGCCGGCGGCGACCTGGCCGACCAGCTGATCTGCGACCACGCCCTGTTCCACCTCGAAGCCGACCTGCGCTGGCTGGAGCTCACCGCCGCGCGCCTCGGCCGGCTCAAGACGGCGGTGACCAAGTGA
- a CDS encoding CGNR zinc finger domain-containing protein, with protein MTGLAAGWDHAAFTQGRAGDAEHDVELLLAFLNTRDLELGTDVLDSAAAWRAWVTERGLGRAGDPQEVRAVRASLRASLGERHDGPDPTPVAGLIRVDLSHGVPTMSSTDALGAVLGAAARLAVLGSWERFKICQADDCRWAFFDRSRNRSRTWCSMQTCGNREKARNWRERRALSVS; from the coding sequence GTGACTGGTCTGGCGGCCGGCTGGGACCACGCGGCTTTCACGCAGGGTCGAGCCGGCGATGCGGAACACGATGTGGAGCTGCTGCTCGCTTTCTTGAACACCCGGGACCTCGAACTCGGCACGGACGTCTTGGACAGCGCCGCCGCCTGGCGCGCGTGGGTCACCGAACGCGGCCTGGGCCGGGCGGGCGACCCGCAGGAGGTCCGCGCCGTCCGCGCCTCGCTGCGGGCCTCGCTGGGCGAACGGCACGACGGACCCGATCCCACCCCCGTCGCGGGCCTGATCCGCGTCGACCTCAGCCACGGCGTGCCGACCATGTCCAGCACCGACGCGCTCGGCGCGGTGCTCGGCGCGGCGGCCCGGCTGGCCGTGCTCGGGTCGTGGGAGCGGTTCAAGATCTGCCAGGCGGACGACTGCCGGTGGGCGTTCTTCGACCGCTCGCGCAACCGCTCGCGCACCTGGTGCTCGATGCAGACGTGCGGCAACCGGGAGAAGGCGCGCAACTGGCGGGAACGCCGCGCGCTGAGCGTGAGCTGA